A segment of the Bacillus pseudomycoides genome:
TGAGTCTAATAATGGAGAAGACATGGTTAAGCATGGTGGTTTGGTATTTTCATTTCAACGAGAGAAGTTACTAAAGATTAAAATTAAAAATGAAAACGATTATCGACAGCCACTAGATAAGATTCAAGGTTCATCAGAGTTAATTGACAAGTGGCTCAAAAAGGAAGAACTAACTAATGAAGAATTATTATGGGTTTATACGAATGCTATTGAATTTCGAGCATTAAGATCAGTTATCAAAGACAGAAGAATGACCCAAGATTTCCCTATCATACATTTAGCAAAATCTTACGTGCAACCATTGGCCTATCAAAGAGTTGTAGGAGATGGAAAGTTTGAATATCAATTTTTATCTCAAGCTATAAATAATCGATTGCAACCAACAATAAAGGTTCGCGGTATGGAAACTATTTCGAAAGAAGAAGGCCGACTAAAATTAAAACAGCATCTTACCGACTATCTAAAATCACATAAGAAAGAAGTTTGGCTTTTGAAAGCTGATACAGGAATTGGTAAATCACATACAGTCGCTGAACTTGCAAGAGAGAAAGTTCTATTTGTTGTTCCTACAAAAAAACTGGGACGAGAATTAAAAGTGAAAGTGGAAAATAAACATCCAAATTTAAAAGTAGTAATTATTGACCCTGTTGATGATAAAGAAATTCCTGATTGCTCTGAAAGAGAAAAGATGATTGAAGCCAGAAGGAAAGGCCTTGGTAAACAAGCCTCGGATTATAGGAACAAAGCTATTGAGAAGTGTGATGACGAAGAAATTAAAGCTAAACATGAAAAATATAAACAAGCCCTATCTACTAAGCAGGCATTCTTTATCATTACTCATAAACGTTTTGCAGATGGATTTTTAGAGGGGATTGATCCTCCTGAAGTCGATTCTATTATTATTGACGAGGACCCAATTAATGAGATGTTAGCTGACGAGACGTATTCAACTGAAGCATTGTTGTATGAGTTAAACCAACTGGTCGCTACTGTGAATGGCAAGGGCTTTGGTATAGATGCAGAGTTAAATGAAGTTGAGAAAGAAATTGTGTATAAAGTGAAAAAATTTATGGAATTAATACAAAGGAGCAGATTAGAACTAACACCAAATCCATATAAATATTTCTTCAAACAGAACAGTAATAAGTTAGCTTCAATCATCATGAAGAATTCTATGATTAAAAATAATTTATTCGCAGCTTTAGAATCAGACTGTTTAATATCGCATCGAAATAAAAAGAACGAACTTGAAACTACTTGTGTTTCGTCTTTATTGACTGCTTTCTATCACAAGAAAGTTATGATAATGAGCGCTACATTAAACAAGAAAATTCACGTACCTTTATATCAAAGACACGTAAACGTCATGACGAATTGGATTGAAATTCCTTCAATTGAAAGTAAAGGTAAGGTTGTACTATTCGCAGATCGTTCTACATCGAAAATAGCTTTAAAAAATACTAATTTTGCTGAATCTATCAAAGAAGAAATTAAACCTTTTAATTATGAAGCTCTTATCACTAACAAAACAATGAAGTATCTATTTAAAGATAATAAGGTCCATGAGAAGATACACTTTGGCAATTGTGCTGGTTATGATGAGCTAAATGGCAAAAATATTGTTGTAATTGGCACTCCGAGTTTACCACCTTGGAAGTTAGCGATATTAACTTATCAAATCTTTGGAGAATTACCTAAATCAATCAATTATAACTCTCAGAGGGAAACAATTGATTTTGACTTTAAGATGCAGCAAATGGAGGAACATGGTTATCAATTCGCGATCAATACTTTTGCTAACCAAAATGACTACAATGCTAGGGAAGTTCATTTATGGCAAACATCTTCTGACTTAGAGCAAGCAGTTGGAAGAGCTAGATTGATTGATAATGATTGCACAGTATATGTATTCAGTAGGATTCCTGTAAAACAATGTGAAATAAAAAAATATTCTAAGGTAGCCTGATGGCTATCTTTAAAAAGAAATAAGTGCAGAAATTATTTTTTGTTGTCGCAAACTCGTACAGAATCCTTGCTTTGTATATATTATTTATTGAGAGAGTTGTTTCAACAAGCAAAATTTCGTCTAAAATCTTCTAGTTATATATATTATTTAATGAGAGATGTATAAAGTATACTCCGATTTGCTTTATATATCTGTTCCATCTTTCATCATGATAGGTGGATTCAATTTCATTTCGATTTCGTAGTTGAGTTTTAAAGTTTTTGCAAAGGCTTTAAGGTTCATTGGGGGAGTTGGTTAATCCTATTTCCAACTTCCTTCTTCTTTTTACAATTGTCATCTAGAGCTACTTTAATGGTAGCTACTAATAATATAAAACGACAGAATGAGTTCTATCGTTTCCTATCGATTTTTTCTTTTTGAAGAGGCGTATCCTTCGGGGTACGTCTTTTTATTTTTGCCATTTTTCAGGTTTGCTTCGGCAAGCAAATTTTATATGGGAGTGAAAGAGATTATGAAAATGGAACTACGTGTTGCTAGCGCTGAGTTACGTGCTAATGAAGATGGAGCGATGACCGTGAGTGGCTACGTTAATAAAACGGATCAATTGAGCAACATCCTTGGTACTACCAAGAGATTCGTTGAAAAGATTGCAAAAGGAGCTTTCTCTAAAGCAATTCTAAATGCGGAACAAGACATCGATTTCTTAGCTGAACATAATTCAAAACTTATCCTTGCTTCCACTCGTAATGGTTCATTGCAACTACGAGAAGATGAGCAAGGCTTATTTATGTCCGCTACAATTTCTCAAACCACGTGGGGTCGCGATTACTACCAACTTATAAATGACGGAATTCTCAGAAATATGTCATTTGGTTTTAGAACCCTTTCGGATTCTTGGAAGTCTCTTGGAAATGGTCTTTTTGAAAGAACAATTGATGAGCTTGCTCTCTACGAAGTCTCAGTTGTGAAAAATCCTGCTTATAGCCAATCAACGATAGCCTCTAGGGGTATCAACTTGATTGAAGAAGTTGAGATTCCGAGTTTAGCAGAAATTAAAAAAGAAGAGGAGAAACACAAAATGGAAAAAACAGAATTTAGATATGGTAGTTATAAAAATGAAGTAGAAGTTCGTAAAGATACAGAAATCCGTGAGTTTAACGATAGCTTTCGTAACTTACAACTTACTTCTGGAAATGAAGCGGTGATTCCGACCGCAGTTGCGGACATTATTGTTGAAAAGTTAGAAGAAACTTCTCCAGTATTTGCTCGTGCTCGTAAGATTCCATCTGCAAACGGTTCAGTAAAGATTCCAAGAGAAACTGCTGTTGGAGTTGGTATGTTCGTTGGAGAAGCACAGAACTTATTAGAAGAATCAATGTCTCTAGGGGAAATCTCTTTGAATCAAAAACGAGCTGGAGCCTACATTGCTCTTACAAATCAGCTAATTAATGATGCTGCAACAAATATGCATGAGTACGTTCCAAACTTACTTGCAAAACGTACTTTCAAAGCAATTGAAAAATCAATCCTTCGTGGTACTGCTGCTGAAGAGTTTCGTGGAATCGTTCCTGATGTTACGGTTGAAAAGAAAATTTTATCTGTTGCAGCTACTGATGCTCAGTTACTAGATACATTGTTAGATATGGTTCTTAACGTACATCCTGAGTATCTTCAAAAATCTCAGTTCATTATGTCTAGACCATTCTACAATCGAGTTGCTAAGTTGAAGGATGCTTCGGGTCACTTTTATGTGCAGAACGGAATCGTCAATGGCAAACCAACTTATACTTTGTTCGGATTAGAAGTGGTTATCACTAATTCTTTAGATGCTGGTGATGTTGGACAAGTTCCATGTATTCTTGGAAGTTTAGAAGATGGATATGCGGTCATGGTGAAGCAAGGTCCTAAAATGACTATGGTTCAAGATACTGAACATGCACTTCGTGGTTCAGTTGGATTCTTGTTCGATGTTTATCTTGACGGAGCAGTTTACAATCCAGATGCCTTAACTAAATTAGAAATCATTGCGTAGTTTTATGTGAAATTATTCACAAATCAAGAAGTCGGAATTTTTGGATTTTGCCTTCTTTTTATTTCAAAAAATCGAAACGAGGTAATTATGAATGAAAATGACCGGGATGAAATGCAAAGTCTATATACACGACGGAATTACTGGGAAGTTACTGGCGGGGCAAAGGAACGCAACATTATCAAGAAGTGCTGAAACAGTTGATGCAACATCTAAAGACACAGCTGGTTTCTGGAAAGAGTCTTTAGCTGGATTCAAAGAGTGGAGTATTGATTGCGATGGTGCTTTCATTGAATCAGATGTAGCTTATGGTCTTTTAGAAACAGCGTTCATCAATTCAGAAAACGTCACTGTTTACATCGAGTTGCCATCTGGAACCAAGTACAAAGGTGAAACTACTATTACAGACTTCTCGTTGGAATTTCCATACGATGATCTCGTGACGTACTCTATCTCTCTACAAGGTAGTGGGGCATTAGAAACAATAGAAGGTACAACAGTTTAATATGAAGTATAGGCTAGGAGTAATACGCTCTTAGCCTTTATTTATTATCTGATATTTATGAGCTATTGTTTTTTCACAGACAGTAATACAGATGCAGTTAATTTTAGGATGATTGCAGTAGCACAGTTAAACGATAGAAAGGAGAAATACTAATGAGTGTTCATAACAAGCTATATCATTTAATACAAGTACGAGAGTATCTAAACACAACACAGTATAGAGAAGCAGCAGCATCTATCATTGCTAAAGACTTAGCAGAGAAGATTCAAGAGAGAGACCTTAAGGTTAAGAGAACAGTGGTATTAGATCGTACTAATCTACAGTTACGCTCGATGAAGATGCCTGAAGTAAGCTATGGATTCATTCGTAAGTTCCTTTGATATTGATAAAGTAGTTGATGATGCAACAGAGATGATGATGTTAGTTGCATTGATGTGATGTAGATGGGTTAGTCTTTGTAGTAGGATAAAGAGTTTGTAATACAAGAGTGATGCGAAAGTTGAAAGCTTAGTGAGGCGAGTTGTGAAGTACCGCCTACCCTTTTTGAAAAAAAGCTAAAATCTCATGTAATAACTGGGGAGAGTACACTCATAAAGCCTGAAATTTTTATAAATACTATTTTCATGTAAAAAAATGTAAATCAAGAAGGAGAACTAAATTATGAAATCGCCAGAACATTTTGACAAAATAACAATCCGATATTTTGATTATGTAATCGAGGAGCTAGAGAAGATTGGAAAGCTTGACCCAACTAACCAAATCATTATTGAAAGATTGG
Coding sequences within it:
- a CDS encoding phage major tail protein, TP901-1 family gives rise to the protein MKMTGMKCKVYIHDGITGKLLAGQRNATLSRSAETVDATSKDTAGFWKESLAGFKEWSIDCDGAFIESDVAYGLLETAFINSENVTVYIELPSGTKYKGETTITDFSLEFPYDDLVTYSISLQGSGALETIEGTTV
- a CDS encoding phage major capsid protein, yielding MKMELRVASAELRANEDGAMTVSGYVNKTDQLSNILGTTKRFVEKIAKGAFSKAILNAEQDIDFLAEHNSKLILASTRNGSLQLREDEQGLFMSATISQTTWGRDYYQLINDGILRNMSFGFRTLSDSWKSLGNGLFERTIDELALYEVSVVKNPAYSQSTIASRGINLIEEVEIPSLAEIKKEEEKHKMEKTEFRYGSYKNEVEVRKDTEIREFNDSFRNLQLTSGNEAVIPTAVADIIVEKLEETSPVFARARKIPSANGSVKIPRETAVGVGMFVGEAQNLLEESMSLGEISLNQKRAGAYIALTNQLINDAATNMHEYVPNLLAKRTFKAIEKSILRGTAAEEFRGIVPDVTVEKKILSVAATDAQLLDTLLDMVLNVHPEYLQKSQFIMSRPFYNRVAKLKDASGHFYVQNGIVNGKPTYTLFGLEVVITNSLDAGDVGQVPCILGSLEDGYAVMVKQGPKMTMVQDTEHALRGSVGFLFDVYLDGAVYNPDALTKLEIIA